The following proteins are encoded in a genomic region of Cataglyphis hispanica isolate Lineage 1 chromosome 9, ULB_Chis1_1.0, whole genome shotgun sequence:
- the LOC126851971 gene encoding LOW QUALITY PROTEIN: diacylglycerol lipase-beta-like (The sequence of the model RefSeq protein was modified relative to this genomic sequence to represent the inferred CDS: inserted 2 bases in 1 codon): MPALKLFGRKWLAATDDXLYPGLFELFIRIVWLILIGIVCVRYYEDTWNCRLGGELVRVYLLGEAVMLSIVTLLLLIIIRHSARGNIMDTDARRYVEPLLMIKILMLLPEIGWNVLGTMWIFGQSVECNDESFSITVIEALVFFDWILIGLSIFGIALVFDPIGSLEKQQLESSVEHGKISRIWLRRFKFLWWMRKDESANETFQHVAGLLSALFRGTDLVPSDVIAGCILLRVRQKRETHELRKLNLMTRPKYTSDSSEIFSGTPSWMSLEAAHHFLQLSIASYGWLFVIYQHFCTGCFRLIRGMTCCACFRRKRNIILDDNCCLCYLSGIKYLSKVSEDDILFASLKNHLCEIPFCVIVDHKTANIVVVIRGSLSLRDLITDFAAASDSFKCPGLPPNSTAHRGMIIGVKIILKQLENYKVLERAFATYPNYNLTITGHSLGAGLAILLGLLIRPRYPDLRVYAFSTPAGLLSRDAARITEEFALTIGLGDDLVMRLSVDSIENLRTSLLTTLRACRLPKYRVVLNGFGYALFGVPENDLSKTWTNYDIISTIPGHSPLLAKNRDMDHQIIERDITKRRYSKEQLFNAGRILHIARCKLENTERKSKKQLAKERKYEMRWAQAEEFTKLSVMPRMFLDHLPENLELALATLLDQQNEIPYYFDP, from the exons ATGCCTGCGTTGAAGCTCTTTGGGCGAAAATGGTTGGCCGCAACCGACGA CTTGTATCCCGGCTTATTCGAATTATTTATCCGCATTGTATG GTTGATTCTTATAGGGATCGTCTGCGTAAGGTACTACGAGGACACGTGGAATTGTCGGTTGGGAGGTGAATTAGTGCGCGTCTATCTCCTAGGCGAAGCGGTCATGCTCAGCATTGTTACGCTCTTGTTACTTATTATCATCAGACATAGTGCGAGGGGAAACATCATGGATACGGATGCCCGACGCTACGTCGAACCGCTTCTAATGATCAA gATATTAATGTTGCTGCCGGAGATTGGATGGAATGTCTTAGGCACCATGTGGATTTTTGGGCAAAGCGTGGAATGCAACGACGAATCTTTTTCCATCACCGTCATCGAAGCCTTGGTGTTCTTCGACTGGATCCTAATCGGTCTCAGTATTTTCGGCATCGCCCTGGTCTTCGATCCGATCGGTTCCCTGGAGAAACAGCAGTTGGAGAGTTCCGTGGAGCATGGCAAGATCTCGCGCATCTGGCTACGCAGATTCAAATTTCTGTGGTGGATGCGGAAGGACGAGAGCGCGAATGAGACCTTTCAACATGTCGCTG GTCTTTTAAGTGCATTATTCCGCGGTACCGATTTGGTTCCCTCGGACGTAATAGCGGGATGCATCTTACTCAGAGTACGACAGAAACGAGAAACTCACGAATTGCGGAAGTTAAATCTAATGACGCGTCCAAAGTATACTTCAG ACAGCAGCGAGATCTTCTCGGGCACACCTAGTTGGATGTCCTTGGAAGCTGCCCACCACTTCCTGCAATTATCGATCGCTTCTTACGGCTggctttttgtaatatatcagCATTTTTGTACTGGCTGTTTTCGTTTAATAAGGGGCATGACGTGCTGCGCTTGTTTCCG acgAAAGCGTAACATTATTCTGGACGATAATTGTTGTCTCTGTTATCTTTCTGGCATTAAATATCTATCGAAGGTATCCGAGGATGATATTCTATTTGCTTCTTTAAAGAATCATTTATGCGAG ATACCGTTCTGCGTGATTGTGGATCACAAAACTGCTAATATCGTCGTAGTGATACGAGGATCATTATCCTTGCGAGATTTAATAACTGATTTTGCAGCCGCGTCCGATTCATTCAAATGTCCTGGTCTTCCTCCAAATAGTACG GCACACAGAGGCATGATAATaggagtaaaaataattttgaaacaactagaaaattataaagttttggaAAGAGCATTCGCCACATATCCCAATTACAATCTAACGATCACAG gTCATAGTTTAGGAGCTGGCTTAGCAATTCTTTTGGGATTATTGATACGTCCCCGTTATCCGGACTTGAGGGTCTACGCATTTTCTACGCCTG CTGGACTGCTCAGCAGAGATGCCGCTAGGATTACGGAGGAGTTTGCGTTGACCATTGGACTCGGGGATGATCTTGTAATGAGGCTCAGCGTGGATAGCATAGAAAATTTAAGGACTTCATTACTGACAACTCTTCGGGCCTGCCGATTACCTAAA tacagAGTAGTTCTAAACGGATTTGGGTACGCTTTATTTGGAGTTCCCGAGAACGATCTGAGTAAAACGTGGACCAACTATGACATAATTAGCACAATTCCGGGCCATTCGCCTTTACTCGCGAAGAATAGGGATATG GATCATCAAATAATAGAACGTGACATaacaaaaagaagatattCGAAAGAACAATTGTTTAATGCTGGTCGTATTCTTCATATAGCAAGGTGCAAGCTAGAAAATACGGAGAGAAAGAG caaGAAACAGCTCGCGAAAGAGAGGAAATACGAGATGCGATGGGCGCAAGCGGAAGAATTTACGAAATTATCGGTGATGCCACGCATGTTCTTAGATCATTTGCCAGAAAACTTAGAGCTGGCGTTAGCAACGTTACTGGATCAACAGAATGAAATACCCTATTACTTCGATCCTTAG
- the LOC126851984 gene encoding RNA polymerase I-specific transcription initiation factor RRN3-like, translated as MSVVSSRVSSVSSIIKATGIRTQLNKQYSRIQYLKLPKDIKSILCNFKTGNGIKEYEKLIYSLKEDAVKDNDLAEFLSEARQCVSLLDIRYDLFVQILLRIQWTTKSPEVISAYKLFLQDLVCMQTVYIKTVINSLIQLFKSVEDNNSERKPGEFKDEDIEKLNHIHDILHKILEVVPMSSQVLLQSLSSQFPYIAHGTYTHEIYMYALLQILNYAPQLRSDILSLIINRLTILDVNIPRKEASDDETDDVMDDCINETVDGDDPTTVNNDVDKIDKIKNDPLIMHTMDTCMELFFKYMHEFCFVNGVLQIESLRILYVDILRTFETVILPTHASQYVQYIMFYICSFKAIVAETFIDWLWRKVIDPNVAPVLRQSAVCYISSLLATASFISSGLVKLTMSKLITWIRNYINIQEYSEYIDDDTKRHAVFYSVCQAFFHLFIVRHKEFVSSKNGILFLQELDIPRVVTCRLNPLKICNSKIVHSFADITNRYQLAYCCIIIENNERNQLPIFGMKTHLPVLLSNFFPFESYTLQHSRQRIVSLFHNNVADADSRSIKRYE; from the exons ATGTCTGTGGTATCTTCAAGAGTCAGTAGTGTGTCATCTATAATAAAAGCTACTGGGATTAGAACGCAACTCAACAAACAATACAGCAGAATACAGTACTTGAAACTGcctaaagatattaaaagtatattatgtaattttaaaaccgGTAATGGGAttaaagaatatgaaaaattgatatattcacTTAAAGAAGATGCTGTaaag GATAATGATTTAGCAGAATTTTTATCTGAGGCAAGACAATGCGTatctttattagatattagataTGATTTGTTTGTTCAAATTCTTCTTCGGATTCAATGGACAACTAAATCACCAGAAGTGATTTCTGCTTATAAActctttttacaagatttagtGTGTATGCAAACAGTCTATATAAAAACtgtaataaattctttgattCAGTTGTTTAAATcag TTGAAGATAACAATTCAGAACGTAAGCCTGGAGAGTTTAAAGATGAAGATATAGAAAAACTAAATCATATACATgacatattacataaaattttggaaGTAGTACCAAT gtcAAGCCAAGTTTTACTACAATCTCTGTCATCACAATTTCCATATATTGCACATGGCACTTATAcacatgaaatttatatgtatgcattattacaaatattaaattatgcacCTCAACTTAGATCAGACATTCTatccttaattattaatag gTTGACAATATTAGATGTCAATATACCTCGTAAAGAAGCAAGTGATGATGAAACAGATGATGTAATGGACGATTGTATTAATGAAACAGTTGACGGTGACGATCCGACAACAGTAAATAATGACGTAGACAaaatagacaaaataaaaaatgacccTTTAATTATGCATACAATGGACACGTGcatggaattattttttaagtacatGCACGAGTTCTGTTTTGTAAATGGCGTTCTACAGATAGAATCCCTGAGAATATTATACGTCGATATTCTCCGAACATTCGAAACAGTAATATTACCTACGCACGCCAGTCAAtatgtgcaatatattatgttcTACATTTGCAGCTTCAAAGCCATAGTTGCGGAGACTTTCATAGATTGGTTATGGCGTAAAGTAATCGATCCAAATGTAGCACCAGTTCTACGGCAATCGGCTGTTTGTTATATTTCTAGTTTGCTCGCTACCGcatcatttatttcttctgg attagtGAAGCTGACAATGTCCAAATTGATAACATGGATacgcaattatattaatatacaagaaTATTCGGAATATATCGATGATGACACGAAACGACATGCCGTGTTTTACTCTGTGTGTCAAgctttctttcatttatttatcgtgAGACATAAAGAATTTGTTAGTTCAAAAAATG gtatattatttcttcaagaACTTGATATACCGAGGGTCGTTACTTGTAGATTAAATCCTTTGAAAATATGCAACTCTAAAATAGTTCATAGTTTTGCCGATATTACAAACAGATATCAACTTGCTTATTGTtgcattataattgaaaacaatGAACGCAATCAATTGCCTATTTTTGGAATGAAAACCCACTTGCCTGTTttactttctaattttttcccCTTTGAATCTTATACATTACAGCATAGCAGACAGAGAATAGTTTCcctatttcataataatgtaGCAGATGCTGATAGTCGTTCGATTAAAAgatacgaataa